A genomic segment from uncultured Marinifilum sp. encodes:
- a CDS encoding ATP-binding cassette domain-containing protein has product MGESILNALMHLFAIVASSKEEGISGKGKVIVESFLSRYVKADIQDEYLRLFENYFEFYRREIEYQSISGSRNTDILTLAEASKVCSKIKVELVQEERLIVLLRLLEFVYEDKLVSESEFEFISIVAENFKISRSEFINSLSFVWGDTLDEFDKSKFLIIDNKITEWSENLSWFMKKDTKKDTNEFKHLYCENLYGRIVVMYIESVNLLVFKYEGELNLYLEGNKIISEKTYQLGNGSIIKGPNIQSIYYSDIAGRFLKEESQQKIIFTAKDVEFKFKNSNNGIQKFNICEESGQLIGIMGGSGVGKSTLLNVLNGNLTLNNGEIRINDFEIHRNRLAVQGLIGFVPQDDLLIEELSVFQNLYYNAKLCFKDFSEIQILKAVLKMLQDLDLYEARDLKVGNPLNKFISGGQRKRLNIGLELMREPAILLVDEPTSGLSSTDSEMVMRLLKQQTLKGKLVIVNIHQPSSDIFKMFDKLWILDRGGFPIYTGNPIDAIVYFKTQNSQVNASESECVACGNVNPDQILQIVETKLIDDQGKPTRERRVKPQEWYQKYLDNIEANRILLRPEKKLPQSDFKIPGRVKQFSIFWIRNVLSKLTNKQYLIINFFEAPLLAIILGYFTKYTANGAYLFGENKNFPVFLFMAVVVSMFLGLTVSAEEIIRDKKLLQREKFLNLCRISYLASKIMFLFALSAIQSFSFVILGNFILGVEGMTFTYWFVLFTTSCFSNMIGLNISSGLNSVITIYILIPLILVPQLLLGGAMIKFDDLHYGVTDKVYVPIVGDFMTTRWTYEALAVAQFKDNEFEKHFFDYEKGISDAAFKTSFLIPKLESVLLDCERSIEFEKDENETIAHFEMLRSEIQKMADDAGMEVFMGIQQLNIKDFNLNVAEQTKSFLDQVGLYYLGMSSESGYKKDFEYSRLVDSLGRDGVYQFKQTYYNQALADLVLNRNEVNKMIEINYQLIQKKDPVFMSPDSKFGRSHFYSHVKRIGNFYIDTYWFNLAVVWLGTVFLFLTLWADVLRRMVSYFENIKLVRREKKRK; this is encoded by the coding sequence ATGGGAGAATCGATATTAAATGCTCTAATGCATCTTTTTGCAATTGTTGCCAGCTCTAAGGAAGAAGGTATTTCTGGTAAAGGAAAAGTAATTGTAGAAAGTTTTCTTAGTCGCTATGTAAAAGCAGATATACAGGATGAATATCTGCGTTTATTTGAAAACTACTTCGAATTTTATCGTCGCGAAATAGAATATCAATCTATTTCTGGTTCTCGTAATACCGATATCCTTACCCTTGCCGAAGCATCGAAAGTGTGTTCGAAAATAAAAGTAGAGCTCGTGCAAGAGGAACGTTTAATTGTTTTGCTTCGCTTGCTCGAATTTGTTTATGAGGATAAGTTGGTTAGTGAAAGTGAATTCGAATTTATAAGTATTGTTGCCGAAAATTTTAAGATTTCCCGCTCCGAATTTATTAATAGCTTATCTTTTGTTTGGGGAGATACTCTAGATGAGTTCGATAAAAGCAAATTCCTGATTATAGATAATAAAATTACAGAATGGTCGGAGAATCTTTCCTGGTTTATGAAGAAAGATACCAAGAAAGATACGAATGAATTTAAACATCTTTATTGTGAAAATTTGTATGGCCGAATTGTTGTTATGTATATCGAGAGTGTTAATCTGTTGGTGTTTAAATACGAAGGGGAGCTCAATCTTTATCTCGAAGGGAACAAGATAATTTCAGAAAAAACATATCAGCTTGGTAATGGTTCTATTATTAAAGGACCCAATATTCAATCTATATATTACTCCGATATTGCTGGTAGATTTTTGAAAGAGGAATCGCAGCAAAAAATAATATTTACAGCTAAAGATGTTGAGTTTAAATTTAAAAACTCTAACAATGGAATTCAGAAATTTAATATTTGTGAAGAAAGTGGGCAGCTAATTGGAATTATGGGAGGTAGCGGTGTAGGTAAATCTACTTTGCTAAATGTGCTAAATGGAAACCTTACATTAAATAATGGAGAGATTAGGATAAACGATTTTGAAATTCATAGAAATCGACTTGCTGTTCAGGGTTTAATAGGTTTTGTTCCGCAAGACGATTTGTTAATTGAGGAATTATCTGTTTTCCAGAATTTATATTATAATGCAAAACTCTGTTTTAAAGATTTCTCTGAAATACAGATTCTTAAAGCAGTTCTGAAAATGCTTCAGGATCTTGATTTGTATGAAGCGCGCGATTTAAAAGTTGGTAACCCTTTAAATAAATTTATAAGCGGCGGACAAAGAAAAAGATTAAATATCGGACTGGAGCTGATGCGCGAGCCTGCAATACTACTAGTCGATGAGCCTACTTCGGGATTATCGTCGACCGATTCGGAAATGGTAATGAGGCTTTTAAAACAGCAAACTCTTAAAGGAAAATTGGTGATTGTAAATATTCATCAGCCATCATCCGATATCTTTAAAATGTTTGATAAACTTTGGATTCTAGATAGGGGAGGATTTCCTATTTATACAGGAAATCCTATCGATGCTATTGTTTATTTTAAAACTCAAAATTCACAGGTAAATGCGTCGGAGAGTGAATGTGTTGCTTGTGGTAATGTAAATCCCGATCAGATTTTACAAATTGTAGAGACCAAGTTAATCGACGATCAGGGAAAACCAACAAGGGAAAGAAGAGTAAAGCCTCAGGAATGGTATCAAAAATATTTGGATAATATTGAGGCGAATCGAATATTATTACGACCAGAAAAAAAATTACCTCAGAGTGATTTTAAAATCCCAGGAAGGGTAAAGCAATTCTCTATTTTTTGGATACGTAATGTACTCTCTAAATTAACGAATAAGCAGTATTTAATAATTAATTTTTTCGAGGCTCCGCTTTTAGCTATTATTTTAGGATATTTTACAAAATATACTGCCAATGGAGCTTATCTTTTTGGCGAAAATAAAAATTTTCCGGTTTTTTTATTCATGGCTGTTGTGGTTTCCATGTTTTTAGGATTAACCGTTAGTGCCGAGGAAATTATTCGTGACAAAAAGCTTTTGCAAAGAGAAAAATTCCTGAATTTGTGTAGAATTAGTTATCTGGCATCTAAAATTATGTTTTTATTTGCCTTATCTGCAATACAATCTTTCTCGTTTGTAATTTTAGGTAACTTTATTCTTGGTGTAGAAGGCATGACTTTTACATATTGGTTTGTACTTTTTACGACTTCATGTTTTTCTAATATGATTGGTCTTAATATTTCTTCGGGCCTTAATTCGGTGATTACCATTTATATTTTAATTCCTTTGATTTTGGTGCCGCAACTTTTACTGGGTGGCGCAATGATTAAGTTTGATGATTTACATTACGGGGTTACCGATAAAGTATATGTACCAATTGTAGGCGACTTTATGACCACTCGCTGGACTTATGAGGCCTTGGCCGTTGCTCAATTTAAGGATAATGAATTCGAAAAACATTTTTTCGATTACGAAAAAGGAATAAGCGATGCGGCGTTTAAAACTTCTTTTTTAATTCCTAAGTTGGAGTCTGTTTTGTTAGATTGTGAGCGTAGTATTGAGTTCGAAAAAGATGAAAACGAAACCATTGCTCATTTTGAAATGCTAAGATCTGAAATACAAAAAATGGCAGATGATGCGGGAATGGAGGTTTTTATGGGTATTCAGCAATTAAATATTAAAGATTTTAATCTAAATGTGGCAGAGCAAACCAAAAGCTTTTTAGATCAGGTAGGTTTGTATTACTTAGGAATGAGTAGCGAATCGGGATATAAAAAAGATTTTGAATATTCCCGATTGGTAGATTCGCTTGGCAGAGATGGGGTTTATCAGTTTAAACAAACCTACTATAATCAGGCTTTAGCCGATTTGGTTCTTAATAGAAACGAAGTGAATAAGATGATTGAGATTAATTATCAGCTTATTCAAAAGAAGGATCCTGTATTTATGTCGCCCGATTCTAAATTTGGTCGCTCCCATTTTTATTCTCATGTAAAGCGTATAGGTAACTTTTATATCGATACCTATTGGTTTAATTTGGCGGTAGTGTGGTTAGGAACAGTTTTTTTATTCCTAACGCTATGGGCCGATGTTTTGCGCCGAATGGTGAGCTACTTCGAAAATATAAAACTGGTACGTCGCGAGAAAAAAAGAAAATAA